The DNA sequence GGCGAGGAGCGGACCAACACCACCGACCCGCTGGCAGTCTCAGCCCTGAGCACCATTCCGCCCGGCACCACCATCCCCTGCACCCTGTTTGTCTCCGGCGACAGCGCCGACTATGCAACGAAGTTTGCAGTTCAGCTGCGGGTAGGGGAACCGCCGCCTCAGCCGGGAACGATCATCTGGGGTCCGAAGGTCTGTCCGGGAATGCCGACCGACTGGGGTTTGTACGGCGTAGCTTATAACACCCGGGACAGTCTGATTTACTGCATCTATTTCTTCAGTGCCCAGGCTTACAAGTATACTTCCGACTCCTTCCTGCAGGCGCGCGGAACGATACCACTGCCCGAGGATTCCTGCACCGATATCGACTACTGCGAGTATGATAATACCTTCTGGGTGGTTGCCAATCCTTCCAAGCGGGTTTATAAAATAACGCCCAGCGGTTCGGTAATCCGTTACTTTTCAGTGACGCAGGCGGATTATCCGGTCGGGGTGACTGAACATGAGGCGGCTCACCTTGTCTATGTCAGCGACCGCCGGAGTACGACCAATCAGCAGCGGATTTTTGTGTTTGATACGCTGGGAAATCTTCAGACGACAATTACTCATCCGGTTTCCGGATATTACGGGACAAGGTGTCTGGCGCTTGACTACCATCGTCCCGGGAATCCGCCTTCACTGCTGAATATCTTTACCTGGTTTGATGCGGGTGGCACAGCGCTTGAATCCTGCGCGGTTACCGAGATTGACCGGGCGAGCGGTGCGCTGCTGAACCGGTTCCGTTTTGTCAATACCGAATGGAATATCCGGGGTGTTGAGTATGACCCGCGGGATGGTTCGTACTGGGTGACGATTATGCAGTATACCTCCGGTTCCAATAATATGATTTTCAAGATGGTAGGCTTCAACTATGGCGTCGGCGTGGCTGAAGGACCCGGGACCGGGCGGCTGGAGCGGGTGCAGCTGCAGGTGCGTCCGAATCCCTTCCGTGAGCAGACGGTCATGGCGATAAGGCTGACAGAACCGTCAGCGGTTGATCTCGAGATCTATGACCGCAGCGGCCGGCTGGTCCGGAATCTGGGACGGGCAGTCCCGGTGGTCACCCAGACGGAGTTCATCTGGGACGGTACGGATGACTTTCACCGCAGTGTTGCCCCGGGAATATACTTTTACCGGATTCGGGATGGTCAGCGTGAACTGTGGGGGAAAATGGTGCTTACCCGCTGAAGGGGACGGTGATTGTAAAACTTGACGGGACGACGAAATAGGGTATATTATTAACTTGGAATTGCCGACATAGCTCAGCCGGTAGAGCAGAGGTTTTGTAAACCTCAGGTCGGGGGTTCGACTCCCTCTGTCGGCTGAAAAAGATGGACGGGTTCCCGAGTGGTTAAAGGGGGCAGACTGTAAATCTGCTGGCGAACGCCTACGGAGGTTCGAATCCTTCCCCGTCCATTTGCATTTTTTAAGCCCGTGCGGGCGTGGTGTAATGGTAGCACAACAGCCTTCCAAGCTGTTTGCGTGGGTTCGACTCCCATCGCCCGCTAAGCGGAGAGATTTTGGATTGAAAGAAATTGTTGACAAGAAATAAGTTATAATTATAATTATTGAACTTTTGCCCATGTAGCTCAGTCGGCAGAGCACTTCCTTGGTAAGGAAGAGGTCGCCGGTTCAATTCCGGCCGTGGGCTGAATAATCAGTTAAAGCGGTTTGTGTTTAAGTGAGAGAAAAATAAGGATTTGAATACAAGGAGGAAAGGACCATGGCTAAGGCAAAGTTTGAACGGAAGAAACCGCATGTCAATGTCGGGACGATCGGTCATGTGGACCACGGTAAAACGACCTTGACATCGGCGATTACCAAGGTGCTCGCAACCAAGGGGCTGGCGACCTATACAACCTATGATCAGGTGGCAAAAGCCAGCGAAGCCCACGGCCGGCGGGATGAGACGAAGATTCTGACAATCGCAGTTTCGCATGTGGAGTATGAGAGTGAGAAAAGACATTACGCCCATATCGACTGTCCGGGGCACGCTGATTACATCAAGAACATGATCACCGGCGCCGCCCAGATGGACGGGGCGATTCTGGTGGTTTCGGCAGCGGACGGCCCGATGCCGCAGACAACCGAGCACATTCTGCTGGCACGGCAGGTTAATGTGCCGGCGGTCGTGGTCTATCTGAATAAAGTGGATCTGGTTGACGATCCGGATCTCATTGAACTGGTTTCTGAAGAAATCAAGGACATTCTGAATAAATACGGATTCCCGGGAGATAAGACACCGATTATCAGGGGCAGTGCACTGAAGGCACTGCAGGAGGATTCCGGACCGAATGTGGACTCAATCTGGGAGCTGATCAAGGCGCTGGATGATTTCATTCCGGAGCCGGTCCGGGACATCGACAAGCCGTTCCTGATGCCGATCGAGGACATTTTCTCAATTACCGGACGCGGTACGGTAGTTACCGGCAGAGTGGAACGGGGAATCCTCAAACCCGGCAGTGAAGTGGAAATCATCGGCTTTGGCAAGCATGATAAGGTGGTAGTTACCAGCATTGAGATGTTCCGCAAGGTTCTGGATGATGCGCGGGCTGGTGACAATGTCGGTCTCCTGCTGCGGGGTGTGAGCAAGGAGGAAGTGGAACGGGGTATGGTTGTGGCAGCGCCGGGTTCGATCAAACCCTACAAGAAATTCAAAGCCGAGGTTTATGTTCTGACCAAGGAGGAAGGTGGAAGGCATACACCGTTCTTCCCCGGTTACCGGCCGCAGTTTTATATCCGCACGACCGATGTCACCGGCACGGTTCAGCTGCCCCCCGGTGTGGAGATGGTGATGCCTGGTGACCATGTGACGATGGAGATTGAGCTGATTACGCCCGTTGCGCTGGAGCAGAATTCCAAATTCGCAATTCGCGAGGGTGGCCGGACAGTGGGTGCAGGAACGGTAGTCGAGATTATTGAGTAAAGATGCGTATATTTGTTACCCTGGCTTGTGCAGAGTGCAAGAGTCGGAATTATCATACGGACAAGAATAAAAAGAAAACTCAGCGGATGGAATTGAAGAAATTCTGTCCCAGCTGTAAAAAACATACAGTTCACAAGGAGGTTAAATAGGCCAGTAGCTCTAACGGTAGAGCGGCGGACTCCAAATCCGTAGGTTGGGGGTTCAAATCCCTCCTGGCCTGTAAGAAAAATGAATATCTGGAAAAAAATTAAAGAGTACATCAAGGATGTAATCAGTGAACTGAAAAAAGTAAGCTGGGTAAAACCGCGTGAACTCTGGACTACCACACTGGTGGTTATTGCTTTTTCGGCGGTACTGGGCGGGTTCATCGGTTTGTGTGACTTTATTTTCTCCCGTTTGCTGGCACTGATTCTGCGGTAATCAAATGGGAAAGGCGCGATGAAGTTTTTTGTGGTTCATACCTACACCGGCAGAGAGAAGAAGGTGAAAGAGCTGCTGGAGAAGGCGATCAAGATGCAGGGTAAGGAGGAACTTTTCGGACGGGTGATTCTGCCGGCAGAGAAGGTTGCCCGGGTGCGCAAGTCAAAGATTGTTACGGAAGAAAAGCGGTTGTATCCAGGATATATTGTCGTCGAGAT is a window from the candidate division WOR-3 bacterium genome containing:
- the secE gene encoding preprotein translocase subunit SecE, whose protein sequence is MNIWKKIKEYIKDVISELKKVSWVKPRELWTTTLVVIAFSAVLGGFIGLCDFIFSRLLALILR
- the rpmG gene encoding 50S ribosomal protein L33, which translates into the protein MRIFVTLACAECKSRNYHTDKNKKKTQRMELKKFCPSCKKHTVHKEVK
- the tuf gene encoding elongation factor Tu; this encodes MAKAKFERKKPHVNVGTIGHVDHGKTTLTSAITKVLATKGLATYTTYDQVAKASEAHGRRDETKILTIAVSHVEYESEKRHYAHIDCPGHADYIKNMITGAAQMDGAILVVSAADGPMPQTTEHILLARQVNVPAVVVYLNKVDLVDDPDLIELVSEEIKDILNKYGFPGDKTPIIRGSALKALQEDSGPNVDSIWELIKALDDFIPEPVRDIDKPFLMPIEDIFSITGRGTVVTGRVERGILKPGSEVEIIGFGKHDKVVVTSIEMFRKVLDDARAGDNVGLLLRGVSKEEVERGMVVAAPGSIKPYKKFKAEVYVLTKEEGGRHTPFFPGYRPQFYIRTTDVTGTVQLPPGVEMVMPGDHVTMEIELITPVALEQNSKFAIREGGRTVGAGTVVEIIE
- a CDS encoding T9SS type A sorting domain-containing protein — its product is GEERTNTTDPLAVSALSTIPPGTTIPCTLFVSGDSADYATKFAVQLRVGEPPPQPGTIIWGPKVCPGMPTDWGLYGVAYNTRDSLIYCIYFFSAQAYKYTSDSFLQARGTIPLPEDSCTDIDYCEYDNTFWVVANPSKRVYKITPSGSVIRYFSVTQADYPVGVTEHEAAHLVYVSDRRSTTNQQRIFVFDTLGNLQTTITHPVSGYYGTRCLALDYHRPGNPPSLLNIFTWFDAGGTALESCAVTEIDRASGALLNRFRFVNTEWNIRGVEYDPRDGSYWVTIMQYTSGSNNMIFKMVGFNYGVGVAEGPGTGRLERVQLQVRPNPFREQTVMAIRLTEPSAVDLEIYDRSGRLVRNLGRAVPVVTQTEFIWDGTDDFHRSVAPGIYFYRIRDGQRELWGKMVLTR